One window of Vitis riparia cultivar Riparia Gloire de Montpellier isolate 1030 chromosome 5, EGFV_Vit.rip_1.0, whole genome shotgun sequence genomic DNA carries:
- the LOC117915188 gene encoding glycine-rich cell wall structural protein-like, whose translation MRVVGPCAVIFLLLVVFLVNDFVVAEVNGVEEDKHFLGRHPFGGGLGHGIYRKGFRHGRFGRGGGLGGGFGGGAGGGAGGGFGGGAGGGAGGGAGGGAGLGGNAGGGFGGGFGGGAGGGLGGHHGGGLGGGVGGGAGGGAGGGAGGGFGGGAGGGLGGHHGGGLGGGGGFGGGGGGGLGGGGGAGGGFGGGAGGGLGGHHGGGLGGGGGFGGGGGGGLGGGGGAGGGFGAGGGAGAGGGLGGGAGGGGGFGGGGGGGLGGGVGGGAGKGFGGGVGGGGGAGSGGGFGGGGGFGGGGGVGGGFGAGGGFGAGGGAGGGSGLGGGGGGGFGGGGGGGVGGGAGFGGGAGFGGGGGH comes from the coding sequence ATGAGAGTTGTTGGTCCCTGTGCTGTGATTTTCCTGTTGTTGGTTGTTTTTCTGGTGAATGATTTTGTTGTTGCAGAGGTTAATGGAGTGGAAGAAGACAAGCACTTTTTGGGGCGGCATCCTTTTGGAGGAGGACTTGGGCATGGGATTTACAGAAAGGGGTTCAGACATGGGCGTTTTGGTAGAGGTGGTGGATTAGGAGGTGGCTTTGGTGGTGGTGCAGGTGGTGGTGCGGGTGGTGGGTTCGGTGGTGGTGCAGGTGGTGGTGCGGGTGGTGGTGCAGGTGGTGGTGCTGGACTTGGTGGGAATGCAGGTGGTGGGTTCGGCGGCGGGTTTGGCGGTGGTGCAGGTGGTGGTCTAGGAGGCCATCATGGTGGGGGGCTTGGTGGAGGAGTTGGTGGCGGTGCAGGTGGCGGTGCAGGTGGTGGTGCAGGTGGTGGATTCGGTGGTGGAGCTGGTGGTGGTCTGGGAGGCCATCATGGCGGTGGCCTTGGTGGCGGAGGTGGATTTGgcggaggaggaggaggtgggCTTGGAGGTGGCGGTGGAGCCGGTGGTGGATTCGGTGGTGGAGCTGGTGGTGGTCTGGGAGGCCATCATGGCGGTGGCCTTGGTGGCGGAGGTGGATTTGgcggaggaggaggaggtgggCTTGGAGGCGGCGGTGGAGCCGGTGGCGGATTCGGTGCTGGTGGTGGAGCTGGTGCTGGGGGTGGGCTAGGAGGGGGAGCCGGAGGAGGAGGCGGGTTCGGCGGAGGCGGCGGTGGAGGCTTAGGTGGAGGCGTGGGAGGTGGTGCGGGCAAAGGTTTTGGTGGCGGGGTAGGTGGTGGTGGCGGTGCCGGAAGCGGAGGTGGATTCGGCGGAGGCGGTGGTTTTGGTGGTGGAGGAGGCGTGGGGGGAGGATTCGGAGCCGGTGGTGGATTCGGAGCTGGTGGAGGCGCAGGCGGTGGTAGTGGACTTGGTGGAGGCGGTGGTGGGGGTTTTGGCGGAGGTGGGGGCGGTGGAGTTGGTGGGGGCGCCGGGTTTGGTGGGGGAGCGGGGTTCGGTGGCGGAGGAGGTCACTAG